Proteins encoded by one window of Arachis ipaensis cultivar K30076 chromosome B04, Araip1.1, whole genome shotgun sequence:
- the LOC107638291 gene encoding la-related protein 1 has product MRGIIGVRLQTPTISNATRNTLAHFSTSSGFGGGSGSGSGRGRGGSGLGGPFGFNEKAPGKPNFGDPKSEEPELPSPPSSVSGRGHGRGRPAPPSGMPSFSSFMSSIKQPSAGRGRGGPLPSHIQQDSQKQPDSEPKKPVFFKREEDDDYVGVDAGAGASSDVLPPKTPIFSSGDGESDQKNLPGGIVGVLSGSGRGKPKQQPDQRTQVSQENRHIRAQRAPGTGGGGVGDRRAPADAAPSDSVRKRQPMQSVDDAVNVARRILSQRDNDVAGRGRGGFGRGRGGGRGRGGFRGRDLEERGDGDRDEEDYASGLFHGDDADGERFAKRVGPDIMNQLTAGFEEMANSVFPSPLEDEYLEAFDTNCAIEFEPEYLMGEFDQNPDIDEKEPIPLRDALEKMKPFLMAYEGIQSQEEWEEIMEETMARVPLLKKIVDHYSGPDRVTAKKQNEELERVASTLPKSAPSSVKQFTNRAVISLQSNPGWGFDKKCHFMDKLVWEVSQHYK; this is encoded by the exons ATGAGAGGAATAATTGGGGTAAGGCTCCAAACCCCCACCATCTCTAATGCCACTAGGAACACTCTAGCACATTTTTCCACCTCTTCTGGTTTTGGTGGTGGCAGCGGCAGTGGTAGTGGTCGAGGTCGTGGAGGCTCTGGTTTGGGAGGACCATTTGGATTCAATGAGAAAGCTCCAGGAAAGCCCAATTTTGGTGATCCTAAATCTGAAGAACCAGAGTTGCCTTCTCCCCCATCTTCGGTTTCTGGTCGCGGACACGGTCGTGGTAGGCCAGCCCCTCCGTCAGGCATGCCTTCTTTCTCGTCATTCATGTCGTCCATAAAACAGCCATCTGCCGGTCGTGGTCGTGGTGGTCCGTTACCATCCCATATCCAACAAGATTCCCAGAAGCAGCCTGATTCTGAGCCAAAGAAACCCGTTTTCTTCAAAAGAGAGGAAGATGATGATTATGTTGGTGTTGATGCTGGTGCTGGTGCGTCTTCAGATGTTTTGCCACCAAAAACACCAATTTTTAGCAGTGGTGATGGTGAGAGTGATCAGAAGAACCTTCCTGGAGGCATAGTAGGTGTGTTGTCTGGCAGTGGACGTGGGAAGCCCAAGCAGCAGCCTGATCAAAGGACTCAAGTTTCCCAAGAGAATAGGCATATCCGTGCTCAACGAGCTCCAGgcactggtggtggtggtgttggtgatcGTCGTGCTCCTGCTGATGCTGCACCATCTGATTCTGTGCGTAAGAGACAGCCAATGCAAAGTGTTGACGATGCAGTGAATGTTGCACGGAGGATTCTGTCGCAACGGGATAATGATGTTGCTGGAAGAGGAAGAGGTGGCTTTGGTCGAGGCAGGGGTGGAGGTCGGGGGAGAGGAGGATTTAGAGGGAGGGACTTGGAGGAAAGGGGTGATGGGGATAGGGATGAAGAGGATTACGCCTCAGGGCTATTTCATGGAGATGATGCAGACGGCGAGAGGTTTGCCAAGCGGGTTGGGCCTGACATCATGAATCAATTGACTGCAGGTTTTGAGGAGATGGCTAATAGTGTTTTCCCCTCACCATTGGAGGATGAGTATTTGGAAGCATTTGACACCAATTGTGCT ATTGAATTTGAGCCAGAATATTTGATGGGTGAGTTTGATCAGAACCCCGATATTGATGAGAAAGAACCTATTCCACTTCGGGATGCACTCGAGAAGATGAAACCCTTCTTGATGGCATATGAAGGGATTCAAAGTCAAGAGGAGTGGGAG GAAATAATGGAAGAGACAATGGCGAGAGTTCCTTTGCTGAAAAAGATCGTCGATCACTACAGTGGACCAGATAGGGTAACTGCAAAGAAGCAAAATGAAGAATTAGAAAGAGTTGCTAGCACTCTTCCTAAAAGTGCACCATCTTCGGTGAAGCAATTTACTAACCGTGCTGTCATCTCTCTACAG AGCAATCCAGGCTGGGGGTTCGAcaagaaatgccatttcatggatAAACTAGTTTGGGAGGTATCTCAACATTACAAATGA
- the LOC107638292 gene encoding uncharacterized protein LOC107638292 isoform X2 — translation MGNGDDGRCIFPLTSLQIGDLQSYFADLSLFLANESKKMYILVDNRPWLSDLGLRGAHIWQLMVTKSRLSPFAYTKARRGRKEEKDVYSQSSNSKKFTRCFSFVEAVMTRKKALLPVKNLRETLQFSSELQRTLYGFIIFEVEWESVRGINYLNELQTDTSLAIEAKRMKRWEFDSIAQARSCMTTWFSGTLPELLLLKIHLDSASGEIFYDASEDFSGTISIDDDENICNDGLLTVEDGWDTTIGLYSDDAVETPGMLLTPPSSGPNKRRKLVNSRCVSGYNSVNFSRSSSFDAVETIETTQYSDVLLLFRFNDHDLPFKLREVIISDLRLLTLLEAGLPSWVIFLQSYPVLCNLYRPWMCPLARLLYVLISLVTVLIGFYDLYKNVPVLKATAARICGPLFDWVESWEMVSRVRYLGTMLFLHNLQKATRWLLAFTHTTRSFFSVLVQPLSEALFEIFGFLLPSLKLLFELVESIFSVLWLGIGTFYTLVGDILELFFVPIWLLVTFIWRIGTCVIYPVFFILWEILYAPVRLVLAISSVLTFVCTCIFDVLGDAWQIISSILELASSSEATVTTYEVSIWRSLWNDLFSQIFRALKSILYGFVAFFTACNRHRLSIYNHLQEFIKRLYRGCQRSQQSDLRGSSTNSMTLLFEEEKKLV, via the exons ATGGGGAATGGTGACGATGGACGCTGCATTTTCCCCCTCACCAGTTTGCAAATtgg AGACTTGCAATCTTATTTTGCAGATCTTAGTCTTTTCCTTGCCAATGAAAGTAAAAAAATGTATATTTTGGTGGACAACAGACCATGGTTGAGTGACCTTGGTTTACGGGGTGCGCACATTTGGCAATTGATGGTTACCAAG TCAAGGTTATCTCCTTTTGCATACACCAAAGCCCGAAGAGGGAGAAAGGAAGAAAAGGATGTTTATTCACAATCAAGTAATTCAAAGAAATTTACGAGATGTTTCTCATTCGTTGAAGCAGTGATGACAAGGAAGAAAGCTTTACTACCTGTGAAAAACCTAAGGGAGACTCTGCAATTTAGCAGTGAACTGCAAAGAACTTTGTATGGTTTTATTATATTTGAAGTTGAATGGGAAAGTGTTCGTGGTATCAACTACCTTAATGAACTTCAG ACTGATACATCACTGGCTATAGAAGCAAAACGCATGAAAAGATGGGAATTTGACAGTATAGCTCAAGCCCGAAGCTGTATGACTACTTGGTTCTCGGGAACACtacctgaacttctgcttttgaAAATACACCTGGATTCTGCCTCAG GGGAGATATTTTACGATGCAAGTGAAGATTTTTCTGGAACAATATctattgatgatgatgagaacaTCTGCAACGATGGTTTGTTAACTGTCGAGGATGGTTGGGACACCACTATTGGATTATATTCTGATGATGCTGTAGAAACACCAGGCATGCTACTCACACCTCCTTCTTCTGGACCCAATAAGCGAAGAAAACTAGTGAATTCCCGTTGTGTTTCTGGTTAtaactcagtgaatttttcccgGAGCTCAAGCTTTGATGCTGTTGAGACTATTGAAACCACTCAGTATAGTGATGTTCTACTATTATTTAGGTTTAATGATCATGACCTTCCATTTAAATTAAGGGAAGTTATAATATCTGACCTGCGATTGCTTACTTTGCTAGAGGCAGGCCTTCCATCTTGGGTCATCTTCCTTCAGTCTTACCCAGTATTATGCAATCTTTATCGTCCATGGATGTGCCCACTTGCCAGACTTTTATATGTTTTAATCTCATTAGTAACTGTTCTCATTGGATTCTATGATTTATACAAAAATGTTCCTGTTCTGAAGGCAACTGCTGCTCGTATATGTGGACCTCTTTTTGATTGGGTTGAAAGTTGGGAAATGGTTTCAAGGGTCAGATATTTAGGGACAATGCTGTTTCTACATAACTTGCAGAAGGCTACTAGGTGGTTGCTTGCCTTTACACATACCACAAGATCCTTTTTTTCTGTTCTTGTTCAACCTCTTTCAGAGGCCCTGTTCGAGATATTTGGATTTCTTCTCCCaagtttgaagttgttgtttgaaTTAGTAGAAAGTATATTTTCTGTCCTGTGGCTTGGAATTGGGACTTTTTACACTCTAGTGGGAGATATACTGGAGCTATTCTTTGTACCAATATGGCTTCTGGTTACTTTTATTTGGAGAATTG GAACATGTGTCATATATCCTGTATTTTTTATTCTCTGGGAAATACTGTATGCACCTGTACGTCTGGTCCTTGCAATATCAAGTGTGCTGACTTTTGTATGTACGTGCATTTTTGATGTACTTGGGGATGCATGGCAGATTATTAGTAGCATTCTTGAGTTAGCATCATCTTCGGAAGCAACTGTTACCACCTATGAGGTTTCCATTTGGCGCTCTCTTTGGAATGACCTTTTTTCCCAG ATTTTCCGTGCTCTCAAGAGTATTCTATATGGGTTTGTTGCTTTTTTCACAGCCTGCAACAGGCATCGACTAAG CATCTACAATCATCTACAGGAGTTTATCAAAAGATTATACCGGGGATGCCAAAGATCACAGCAATCTGATTTGAGAGGCAGTAGTACAAATTCAATGACACTTCTATTT gaagaagaaaagaagttggTTTGA
- the LOC107638292 gene encoding uncharacterized protein LOC107638292 isoform X1: protein MGNGDDGRCIFPLTSLQIGDLQSYFADLSLFLANESKKMYILVDNRPWLSDLGLRGAHIWQLMVTKSRLSPFAYTKARRGRKEEKDVYSQSSNSKKFTRCFSFVEAVMTRKKALLPVKNLRETLQFSSELQRTLYGFIIFEVEWESVRGINYLNELQTDTSLAIEAKRMKRWEFDSIAQARSCMTTWFSGTLPELLLLKIHLDSASGEIFYDASEDFSGTISIDDDENICNDGLLTVEDGWDTTIGLYSDDAVETPGMLLTPPSSGPNKRRKLVNSRCVSGYNSVNFSRSSSFDAVETIETTQYSDVLLLFRFNDHDLPFKLREVIISDLRLLTLLEAGLPSWVIFLQSYPVLCNLYRPWMCPLARLLYVLISLVTVLIGFYDLYKNVPVLKATAARICGPLFDWVESWEMVSRVRYLGTMLFLHNLQKATRWLLAFTHTTRSFFSVLVQPLSEALFEIFGFLLPSLKLLFELVESIFSVLWLGIGTFYTLVGDILELFFVPIWLLVTFIWRIGTCVIYPVFFILWEILYAPVRLVLAISSVLTFVCTCIFDVLGDAWQIISSILELASSSEATVTTYEVSIWRSLWNDLFSQIFRALKSILYGFVAFFTACNRHRLSIYNHLQEFIKRLYRGCQRSQQSDLRGSSTNSMTLLFEEEEKKLV from the exons ATGGGGAATGGTGACGATGGACGCTGCATTTTCCCCCTCACCAGTTTGCAAATtgg AGACTTGCAATCTTATTTTGCAGATCTTAGTCTTTTCCTTGCCAATGAAAGTAAAAAAATGTATATTTTGGTGGACAACAGACCATGGTTGAGTGACCTTGGTTTACGGGGTGCGCACATTTGGCAATTGATGGTTACCAAG TCAAGGTTATCTCCTTTTGCATACACCAAAGCCCGAAGAGGGAGAAAGGAAGAAAAGGATGTTTATTCACAATCAAGTAATTCAAAGAAATTTACGAGATGTTTCTCATTCGTTGAAGCAGTGATGACAAGGAAGAAAGCTTTACTACCTGTGAAAAACCTAAGGGAGACTCTGCAATTTAGCAGTGAACTGCAAAGAACTTTGTATGGTTTTATTATATTTGAAGTTGAATGGGAAAGTGTTCGTGGTATCAACTACCTTAATGAACTTCAG ACTGATACATCACTGGCTATAGAAGCAAAACGCATGAAAAGATGGGAATTTGACAGTATAGCTCAAGCCCGAAGCTGTATGACTACTTGGTTCTCGGGAACACtacctgaacttctgcttttgaAAATACACCTGGATTCTGCCTCAG GGGAGATATTTTACGATGCAAGTGAAGATTTTTCTGGAACAATATctattgatgatgatgagaacaTCTGCAACGATGGTTTGTTAACTGTCGAGGATGGTTGGGACACCACTATTGGATTATATTCTGATGATGCTGTAGAAACACCAGGCATGCTACTCACACCTCCTTCTTCTGGACCCAATAAGCGAAGAAAACTAGTGAATTCCCGTTGTGTTTCTGGTTAtaactcagtgaatttttcccgGAGCTCAAGCTTTGATGCTGTTGAGACTATTGAAACCACTCAGTATAGTGATGTTCTACTATTATTTAGGTTTAATGATCATGACCTTCCATTTAAATTAAGGGAAGTTATAATATCTGACCTGCGATTGCTTACTTTGCTAGAGGCAGGCCTTCCATCTTGGGTCATCTTCCTTCAGTCTTACCCAGTATTATGCAATCTTTATCGTCCATGGATGTGCCCACTTGCCAGACTTTTATATGTTTTAATCTCATTAGTAACTGTTCTCATTGGATTCTATGATTTATACAAAAATGTTCCTGTTCTGAAGGCAACTGCTGCTCGTATATGTGGACCTCTTTTTGATTGGGTTGAAAGTTGGGAAATGGTTTCAAGGGTCAGATATTTAGGGACAATGCTGTTTCTACATAACTTGCAGAAGGCTACTAGGTGGTTGCTTGCCTTTACACATACCACAAGATCCTTTTTTTCTGTTCTTGTTCAACCTCTTTCAGAGGCCCTGTTCGAGATATTTGGATTTCTTCTCCCaagtttgaagttgttgtttgaaTTAGTAGAAAGTATATTTTCTGTCCTGTGGCTTGGAATTGGGACTTTTTACACTCTAGTGGGAGATATACTGGAGCTATTCTTTGTACCAATATGGCTTCTGGTTACTTTTATTTGGAGAATTG GAACATGTGTCATATATCCTGTATTTTTTATTCTCTGGGAAATACTGTATGCACCTGTACGTCTGGTCCTTGCAATATCAAGTGTGCTGACTTTTGTATGTACGTGCATTTTTGATGTACTTGGGGATGCATGGCAGATTATTAGTAGCATTCTTGAGTTAGCATCATCTTCGGAAGCAACTGTTACCACCTATGAGGTTTCCATTTGGCGCTCTCTTTGGAATGACCTTTTTTCCCAG ATTTTCCGTGCTCTCAAGAGTATTCTATATGGGTTTGTTGCTTTTTTCACAGCCTGCAACAGGCATCGACTAAG CATCTACAATCATCTACAGGAGTTTATCAAAAGATTATACCGGGGATGCCAAAGATCACAGCAATCTGATTTGAGAGGCAGTAGTACAAATTCAATGACACTTCTATTT gaagaagaagaaaagaagttggTTTGA
- the LOC107635811 gene encoding clathrin coat assembly protein AP180 produces the protein MPSKLKKAIGAVKDQTSISLAKATNAANLEVMVLKATTHDKNQIEERYINEIVQLVSSNKLYAAPCAQAIAKRIGKTRNWVVALKSLMIVLRIFQDGNLYFPREIFHAMKQGARILNLSNFRDDSSSSPWDYTAFVRTFALYLDERLYCFLTGKLYRRFANHHDKNHIKNDNMKDMKPRIVLDRVVNWQKLLDRAIGTRPTGSAKGNRLVQVSLYAVVQESFDLYSDISDGIGVVLDSFFHLPYAYAACVAAYKACDKSCKQFEELSAFYGFCKGIGIGRSYDYPTVQKLSGVLMETLQEFLKDQASFSTNDGSKPNRNLLHAGSSSSQDEKDTCSNNDGSEDEKQSQEVVVDDASKEGWELVLAESTIAPEKASPKLANDFNSFVNFLDQPLVPPIQYNPFLDPPIQQSHVGLNDDFQGSNSMTNLDILFGVINTNEKSEATFDAQHQDFQNRNSSETIIATPRFQVNNSCETTIAPTFNNVLSFQSTLNMIPMEFEAQSIHNSVVAPTFRATNSNEETLVTPNEDDPFETWSTTNMMVKTSELSNQEQTLFQQQQLWLEHQSRIMAKYMT, from the coding sequence ATGCCAAGCAAGCTAAAAAAGGCCATTGGAGCAGTGAAAGACCAAACTAGCATTAGCCTAGCAAAGGCAACCAATGCAGCCAATCTAGAAGTGATGGTTCTTAAGGCCACAACCCATGATAAAAATCAAATAGAAGAACGTTACATCAATGAAATTGTTCAACTAGTCTCATCCAACAAACTCTATGCTGCCCCATGCGCCCAAGCAATAGCCAAACGTATTGGGAAGACACGCAATTGGGTTGTTGCTCTCAAATCTCTTATGATTGTGCTTAGAATCTTCCAAGATGGCAATCTCTATTTTCCAAGGGAAATATTCCATGCAATGAAACAAGGTGCAAGGATTCTCAACCTTTCTAATTTTAGAGATGACTCCAGTTCTAGTCCTTGGGATTATACTGCATTTGTAAGAACATTCGCTCTCTACCTCGACGAGCGCTTGTATTGCTTCCTAACCGGAAAGCTTTACAGGAGATTCGCGAATCATCATGATAAAAACCACATAAAGAATGATAATATGAAAGATATGAAACCCAGAATTGTTTTGGATAGAGTTGTAAATTGGCAAAAGTTGTTGGACAGAGCCATTGGTACTAGGCCTACCGGTTCGGCTAAAGGGAACCGTCTGGTTCAAGTTTCGCTTTACGCCGTGGTGCAGGAAAGTTTTGATCTTTACAGTGATATAAGTGATGGGATTGGTGTAGTTTTGGATAGCTTTTTCCATTTGCCATATGCTTATGCAGCATGTGTGGCTGCTTACAAGGCTTGTGACAAATCATGCAAGCAATTTGAAGAGTTATCTGCTTTTTATGGTTTCTGTAAGGGCATTGGGATTGGAAGATCCTATGATTACCCAACTGTGCAGAAATTGTCTGGAGTGCTTATGGAGACATTGCAGGAGTTCCTTAAAGACCAAGCTTCGTTTTCGACGAATGATGGATCCAAACCCAATAGGAATCTTCTTCATGCAGGGTCAAGTTCATCACAGGATGAGAAAGACACTTGCTCTAATAATGATGGGTCAGAGGATGAGAAACAATCACAAGAAGTTGTTGTTGATGATGCCTCCAAGGAGGGTTGGGAGTTGGTATTGGCAGAGTCAACAATTGCACCTGAAAAAGCATCACCTAAATTGGCAAATGATTTTAACTCATTTGTCAATTTTTTGGATCAACCTTTGGTACCTCCAATCCAATATAATCCATTTCTTGATCCTCCTATCCAACAAAGTCATGTTGGTTTAAATGATGATTTTCAAGGTTCTAATTCCATGACAAATTTGGATATACTTTTTGGTGTGATAAATACAAATGAGAAATCAGAGGCAACCTTTGATGCTCAACATCAAGATTTTCAAAATAGAAATTCCAGTGAAACAATTATTGCAACACCAAGGTTCCAAGTGAATAATTCGTGTGAAACTACTATAGCACCAACATTCAATAATGTATTAAGTTTCCAATCTACTCTGAATATGATTCCTATGGAATTTGAAGCACAGAGTATTCATAATTCAGTTGTGGCACCAACTTTTAGAGCGACAAATAGTAATGAGGAAACATTGGTAACACCAAATGAAGATGATCCTTTTGAGACATGGTCCACCACAAACATGATGGTAAAAACATCTGAATTGTCAAATCAAGAGCAAACTTTGTTTCAACAGCAACAACTATGGTTGGAGCATCAAAGCAGAATTATGGCAAAGTATATGACATGA